AAATTTCAAATCCTGAGCCTATGTTTACTGGCTCAGATCCGTCATAAGCTCTTGCAGCCATCAAAATCGCATCAGCACAATCTTCCACATAAATAAATTCACGTGTTGGCGAGCCATCTCCCCAGCACACGATTCCACTTTCCCCCCGTTCGTTCGCTTCCAAGCATTTTCGAATAAGCGCCGGAATTACATGGGAAGACTCGGGGTCAAAATTATCTCCAGGTCCATACAAATTCACCGGCATCAGGTGGACGGAATTAAATCCGTACTGCTGACGATAAGCTTGCCCCTGAACGAGAAGCATTTTTTTCGCAAGCCCATACGGTGCATTCGTCTCTTCAGGATACCCATTCCAAAGATCTTCTTCCCGAAATGGGACCGGCGTGAATTTAGGGTATTCACAAATCGTGCCCACGCCCACGAATTTTTCTACCCCGGCCTGCCGCGAATACTCCATCAGCATCGCGCCCATCATT
The nucleotide sequence above comes from Nitrospinaceae bacterium. Encoded proteins:
- a CDS encoding GDP-L-fucose synthase — encoded protein: MEIEKARVLVTGGSGFLGQHLVRKISDCGCKDIIIPRKARYDLTREEAVERLLKETEPKMVIHLAAVVGGIGANKENPGRFTYENLMMGAMLMEYSRQAGVEKFVGVGTICEYPKFTPVPFREEDLWNGYPEETNAPYGLAKKMLLVQGQAYRQQYGFNSVHLMPVNLYGPGDNFDPESSHVIPALIRKCLEANERGESGIVCWGDGSPTREFIYVEDCADAILMAARAYDGSEPVNIGSGFEISIKDLVELIAHICEFRGDIVWDVSKPNGQPRRRLDTSRALEEFKFQAKTDFREGLERTVKWYKTQQV